Proteins encoded within one genomic window of Salipaludibacillus agaradhaerens:
- a CDS encoding M24 family metallopeptidase, whose protein sequence is MFERLQQVKHQLENENVDALMVQTRANVFYLSQFDTNPHERLVSVIVFKNHHPLLICPNMEVNQVKSLFTEGDIIGYDDTENPWEKLAHYIKKSKIRLHTIAIESSLSWERLKCWQSIVPEAEFCEADTYLNQLRILKSPYEQQLLREAATFADKGVKAGIAALTEGITEMEVLASIEYSLKKEGVREMSFSTMVLFGEKAGDPHGIPGNRSLQKGDAVLFDLGVVWKGYCSDITRTVFFDHVTADNKAIYQTVQEAQLEALTKCKPGLPIAELDHSARDIIQKAHFGEYFPHRIGHGLGIDVHEFPSLTSTNKQTLEKGMTITIEPGIYIPNRVGVRIEDDVLITEGGYEVLTQFTKELTVVTST, encoded by the coding sequence ATGTTTGAGCGTCTACAACAAGTTAAACATCAATTAGAAAATGAAAATGTGGATGCTTTGATGGTCCAAACACGCGCTAATGTTTTTTATTTAAGTCAGTTTGACACCAATCCTCATGAACGTCTCGTGTCAGTCATTGTGTTTAAAAACCATCATCCACTACTCATATGCCCTAATATGGAGGTAAACCAAGTTAAGTCATTGTTTACTGAAGGCGACATCATCGGGTACGATGACACAGAAAACCCGTGGGAAAAACTAGCTCACTACATAAAAAAAAGCAAAATACGTCTTCATACTATTGCTATCGAATCCTCTCTATCATGGGAACGGCTTAAATGTTGGCAGTCTATCGTTCCAGAAGCTGAGTTTTGTGAGGCGGATACATACCTCAATCAATTGAGAATTCTAAAGAGCCCTTATGAACAACAATTATTGCGTGAAGCTGCTACTTTTGCAGATAAAGGTGTGAAAGCTGGTATCGCAGCGTTAACAGAAGGTATAACTGAAATGGAGGTACTGGCTTCTATTGAATACTCACTAAAAAAAGAAGGCGTTCGGGAGATGTCATTTTCAACGATGGTGTTATTCGGCGAAAAAGCAGGTGACCCTCATGGTATACCAGGAAACAGATCACTCCAAAAAGGAGATGCTGTTTTATTTGATTTGGGAGTTGTCTGGAAAGGGTATTGCTCTGATATTACACGGACCGTCTTCTTTGATCATGTCACTGCAGATAATAAAGCGATCTATCAAACCGTGCAGGAAGCCCAATTAGAAGCCCTGACTAAATGTAAACCTGGACTCCCCATTGCAGAGTTAGATCATTCAGCAAGGGACATTATTCAAAAAGCGCATTTTGGAGAATACTTTCCCCATCGAATTGGACATGGCTTAGGGATAGACGTTCATGAATTTCCCTCATTAACTAGCACAAATAAACAAACGCTTGAAAAAGGGATGACTATCACTATTGAACCAGGTATATACATTCCTAATCGTGTAGGAGTGAGAATCGAAGACGATGTTCTTATAACAGAGGGGGGTTATGAGGTCTTAACTCAATTTACAAAAGAACTAACTGTTGTCACATCGACCTAA
- a CDS encoding metal-dependent hydrolase encodes MKVSYHGHSVVKIETNGTNIFIDPFITGNGMTDLKADDTKADVILLTHGHNDHVGDTIDIAKRNDALVVAPFELGTYLGWQGLNVHQMHIGGTFEFGFGKVKLTQAFHGSSYTEEENKRIIYTGMPAGILFSAEGKTIYHAGDTGLFSDMKLIGEQNDIDLAFLPIGDNFTMGPEDALIAAKWLGAKQVVPIHYNTFPVIEQDPEAFANKVSSGKGLVLKAGEELELV; translated from the coding sequence ATGAAGGTATCTTATCATGGACATTCTGTTGTAAAGATTGAAACGAATGGGACCAATATTTTCATCGACCCGTTTATTACGGGGAATGGAATGACAGATCTTAAGGCCGACGATACGAAGGCAGATGTGATTTTACTCACTCATGGGCATAATGATCACGTAGGTGATACGATCGACATTGCTAAAAGAAATGATGCTTTAGTGGTTGCCCCCTTTGAATTAGGAACATATTTAGGATGGCAGGGGCTTAACGTGCATCAAATGCATATTGGTGGTACATTTGAATTTGGCTTTGGAAAAGTTAAACTGACGCAAGCCTTTCATGGTTCTTCTTACACGGAGGAAGAAAATAAACGTATCATCTATACAGGTATGCCAGCAGGAATTTTATTTTCGGCTGAAGGGAAGACAATTTACCACGCAGGAGATACAGGACTATTCTCTGATATGAAGTTAATAGGGGAACAGAATGACATTGATTTGGCTTTTTTACCGATCGGTGATAACTTTACAATGGGGCCAGAGGATGCCTTAATTGCTGCTAAATGGCTTGGAGCAAAACAAGTTGTTCCAATTCATTATAATACGTTCCCTGTCATTGAACAGGATCCAGAAGCATTTGCAAACAAAGTAAGCTCAGGAAAAGGACTGGTTTTAAAGGCGGGAGAAGAGCTGGAGTTAGTTTAG